The Methanosphaera sp. WGK6 genomic sequence TAAATATGCAAAGAGGTTCTCCTTCAACAGGTCAACCTACAAGATCTGCTCAAGCGGATATGATGCAAGCTAGATGGGGATCACATGGAGATTATGAAACAATTGCATTAACACCATCTTCAGTACAAGAATGTTTTGATTTCACAGTTCAAGCATTTAATTTAGCAGAAAAATATAGATGTCCTGTATTTGTGATGGCCGATGAAATTGTAGGACATATGAGAGAAAAAATAATAATACCTGAAAAAGTAGACATTATTCCAAGACAAATGCCTGAAAAAACAGATGATATTTATTTACCATATGATGCTCCTAAAAATGGAACAACGGATATGCCTTCATTTGGACAAGGATTCAATATTCATGTAACTGGATTAACTCATGATAAAAGGGGTTATCCAAGTACTGATGATCCTGAAGTACATAGTGATTTAGTCACACGATTATGTGATAAAATTCTTAAAAACAGTACTGAAATGTCAATGATAGAAACAGAATACTTGGATGATGCTGAAACTATTGTCTTGTCTTATGGAATACCTACACGTTCTGCATTAACTGCAGTTAAAAAAGCAAGAAATCATGGATTAAAAGTAGGTTATATTAAATTAGGTTTAGTATGGCCATTCCCTGAAGAAAAATTATTAGAATTAACCAAAAATGCTAAAAAAATAATAGTTCCTGAATTAAATTTAGGTCAAATATATTATGAAGTAGATCGTGTCTTAGGAAAACATGCAAAAGTAGAACTACTTTCAAAAATTGGTGGTGCATTACATACACCAACAGAAATATTAGATAAAATCATGGAGGACTAACTTATGAGTATTGAAAACAAGCCCAGTAGATTTATAAAATATTTACGTGAAGAAAGATTACCTCATATATTCTGTCCTGGTTGTGGAAATGGTATTGTTATGAATACATTTTTCAATGCTATAGAACAATCTGGAAAATCCTTAGACAATTTAAACATGGTTTCAGGTATAGGTTGTTCTTCAAGAATACCTGGATATGTAAAATGTGATTCATTACATACAACACATGGACGAGCAATAGCTTTTGCAACTGGACTTAAAATAGCTAATCCTCATAGGGATGTTGTTGTAGTAACAGGAGATGGTGATGCAACATCAATTGGTGGAAATCATTTAATTCATGCAGCACGAAGAAATATTAATTTAACAGTTATTTGTATAAATAATGATATATATGGGATGACTGGTGGACAAATAAGTCCAACAAGTCCTGAAGGAAGTTTTGCAACAACAGCTCCCTATGGATCAACAGATAAACCATTTAATATCTCTGAAGTTGTTAAAGCAGCGGGAGCATCATATGTTGCAAAGTACACGACTACTCAACCAATACAAGTAACAAATGCGATAAAAGAAGGATTAGAAAATAAAGGCTTTTCTTTTATAGAAGTTGTATCTCAATGTCCAACATATTATGGACGTAAAAATAAAATAAAATCACCTGTAGCTATGTTGGACTGGTTTAAGAAAAATATAGTTTCAATAGAATCTGCAAAAGAAATGTCTAATGAAGAATTACAAGGAAAAATCGTCACAGGAGTTTATGTGAACAAACCAAGAAAAGAATTTATAGAATCAATGGAAACTGTAATTAGAGAACATTCTGAAATTGATTGTGATGATAATATAAATAATGCATATAAGGTGAATTAAAATGAGAACTGATATAAGAATAGCTGGATTTGGAGGTCAGGGAGTAATAACCTGTGGTATAGTTCTTGCTAAAGCTGCATCATTATATGATCATATATATGCAGTACAAACCCAATCTTATGGTCCTGAAGCAAGAGGGGGTGCATCACGTACAGAGGTAGTAATAAGTGATGAAGAGATAGATTATCCTAAAGTAGAAAGTCCTGAAATATTTGTAGCAATGTCTCATGAAGCATTAGTAAAATATATTGGTGATATACAAGAAAAATCAACATTAATTATAGATCCTAATTTAGTAGATATAAGTGCTATTGAAGATATAATTAATACTAAAGAATTAATAGTTTACACAGCACCCGTAACAGAAACTGCAGAAAAAACGATTGGTAAAAAAATAGTAGCAAATATTGTCATGTTAGGATCATTTGTTAAAGTAACAGAAATAATTTCTGTAGAATCTGCTAAAAAAGCAATACTTGAAAGTGTACCTCCAAAAACTAAAGATATGAATATAGCAGCATTTGAAGAAGGTATGAAAATAGTTAAAAAATTAAATTAAGGTGGAAATTAATGAATATACATGAATATGTAGCAAAAGATATTTTTAGAAAAAGTAATATTAAAGTACCTGAGAGTTATTTAGCTCATTCTCCTGAAGAAGCAGCAGAAAAAGCAAAAATAATTGGAAAACCAGTAGCAGTAAAATCACAAGTATTATCTGGTGGACGTGGAAAAGCTGGAGGAATATTATTTGCAGATACTCCTGAAGAAGCAGCAAAACGTACTGAAGAATTATTCCTCAAAGTAATTAAAGATGAAAAAGTAACAAAAGTATTAATTGAAGAAAAAGTTGAAAATAAATTGGATGAATACTTTATCTCTATTATTCTTGACCGTGATTCTAAAAAACCATTAATAATGGCAAGTGTAGCTGGTGGAATGGATATTGAACAAGTAGCTAAGGAAACTCCTGAAAAAATAGTGAAACGATATGTTGAACCATTAAAAGAATTCATGCCTTATGAAGCACGTAATATTGCATTAGAAATGGGTGTAGAAACAAGTGAAGTTTCAAAAGTAGGTGCTGCTATTTGGAAATTATATCAAGTATTTTACGATTATGATGCAACTGTTGCTGAAATTAATCCTTTAATTAAAACACCTGATGGATTTATAGCAGCAGATGCAAAAATGGCTATTGATGATGATGCATTTTTTAGACATACTAAACTAAAAGAATTTGATGAATTTAAAGATGAACAATTTGCATATGTAAAACTTGATGGTAATATAGCTGTAATTGGAAATGGTGCTGGATTAACTTTAACAGGTATGGATCTTATACAATACTATGGTGAAAAACCTGCAACATTTTTAGATGTGGGTGGTGGAGCATCTGAATCAAATATTACTGATGCATTAGAATTAGTTCTTAAAAATCCAAATGTTAAAGTTATTTTCCTAAATATATTGGGTGGAATTACAAGAGCTGATGATGTAGCAAATGCTGTTGTAAATGTATCAAATTCAATGGAAACTAAAGTACCTATAGTTATTAGATTAACTGGAACTAATGAAGAAGAAGGTCAAAGAATTTTAACTGAACACAACATACCTTTCGAAACTTCAATGGAGAAAGCAGCTCAAAAAGCAGTTAATCTTATGAAATCTTTAGAATAAAAGTATAATACTTTTTTTATTTTTTTATTATTCTATTGGTTAATTTAATTACACTAAATATTCAATACAATTCTTATTTTATGTATTTCTTTTAATTAAATATAATTAGGAGTTATTTAATTATATAAGTAATTTAAACATGTTTTTAAATAAAAAAGTAAAAAAAAGAATTTTTTTTTAAAGGGATGTCTAATTAGAACTACTATTAGTTCTATTTAAAAAATCTTCTATCATATTCCATATTTGTGAAAATAGTGATTGAGCACTATTACTATCCATATACTCAGAAACTTGTTGTTTATAGTCTAATGCTTGATCTTGAACTGATTGACTTTGAGAAATACTATCTGCAAGATTATTAGCATCATTATCTGAGATATTTATATTATTATTGCTTGCAATATTATTTATGATAGTTATAATAGTCTGACTATCAGTTGTATTTTGT encodes the following:
- a CDS encoding 2-oxoacid:acceptor oxidoreductase subunit alpha, whose amino-acid sequence is MADKEYFVQGNEACALGALAAGCRFFAGYPITPSTEIAEIMSKKLPTLGGHFIQMEDEISAIGAIIGAAWGGQKVVTATSGPGISLMQENIGYAAMTETPIVIINMQRGSPSTGQPTRSAQADMMQARWGSHGDYETIALTPSSVQECFDFTVQAFNLAEKYRCPVFVMADEIVGHMREKIIIPEKVDIIPRQMPEKTDDIYLPYDAPKNGTTDMPSFGQGFNIHVTGLTHDKRGYPSTDDPEVHSDLVTRLCDKILKNSTEMSMIETEYLDDAETIVLSYGIPTRSALTAVKKARNHGLKVGYIKLGLVWPFPEEKLLELTKNAKKIIVPELNLGQIYYEVDRVLGKHAKVELLSKIGGALHTPTEILDKIMED
- a CDS encoding 2-oxoacid:ferredoxin oxidoreductase subunit gamma, with protein sequence MRTDIRIAGFGGQGVITCGIVLAKAASLYDHIYAVQTQSYGPEARGGASRTEVVISDEEIDYPKVESPEIFVAMSHEALVKYIGDIQEKSTLIIDPNLVDISAIEDIINTKELIVYTAPVTETAEKTIGKKIVANIVMLGSFVKVTEIISVESAKKAILESVPPKTKDMNIAAFEEGMKIVKKLN
- a CDS encoding 2-oxoacid:ferredoxin oxidoreductase subunit beta, translating into MSIENKPSRFIKYLREERLPHIFCPGCGNGIVMNTFFNAIEQSGKSLDNLNMVSGIGCSSRIPGYVKCDSLHTTHGRAIAFATGLKIANPHRDVVVVTGDGDATSIGGNHLIHAARRNINLTVICINNDIYGMTGGQISPTSPEGSFATTAPYGSTDKPFNISEVVKAAGASYVAKYTTTQPIQVTNAIKEGLENKGFSFIEVVSQCPTYYGRKNKIKSPVAMLDWFKKNIVSIESAKEMSNEELQGKIVTGVYVNKPRKEFIESMETVIREHSEIDCDDNINNAYKVN
- the sucC gene encoding ADP-forming succinate--CoA ligase subunit beta produces the protein MNIHEYVAKDIFRKSNIKVPESYLAHSPEEAAEKAKIIGKPVAVKSQVLSGGRGKAGGILFADTPEEAAKRTEELFLKVIKDEKVTKVLIEEKVENKLDEYFISIILDRDSKKPLIMASVAGGMDIEQVAKETPEKIVKRYVEPLKEFMPYEARNIALEMGVETSEVSKVGAAIWKLYQVFYDYDATVAEINPLIKTPDGFIAADAKMAIDDDAFFRHTKLKEFDEFKDEQFAYVKLDGNIAVIGNGAGLTLTGMDLIQYYGEKPATFLDVGGGASESNITDALELVLKNPNVKVIFLNILGGITRADDVANAVVNVSNSMETKVPIVIRLTGTNEEEGQRILTEHNIPFETSMEKAAQKAVNLMKSLE